The nucleotide sequence CATCGGGCCAAAGAAAGAGATCGACAATGCGATTGATAAGAGGCTGCAAGGGAATCCGAGGCCTCATTTTCTTCTGAAAACAACGATGCGTTGTCTTTTTTTTCTCCTACCATCCTGCCTAACCTACTCACAGGCCAGCAATGTGGCCTGTTCTCTCTCTTCCTTTTTGCCTTTTCTGACGTCAGTGCAAGATAACCCGAACCGTTGCACCGGGTTGAATATCGGGCGTTTGCTCGTAGAATACCCTTTCAGATGATCCTGGTGCAGCAAAGCGCTCCTCTATGGTTTGTTGCGTTTCTCCGCCCCACACCGTATGCTTCCACAACACCAGACCATCTCGCCATTCTATCCGGCGGGTATAGATATCCGTCAACACGGTGCGATCATTAAACAGACGCAGGCTCTCTTCGTCATGGATATCACTGATAACAAGCCCTGGATTCTGTTCCATGATCACGGGATAATACTTGCCGTTACCGTAAAAATGCTCGGCAATGTCCCACAAGGTATCGGTTTCCTTTATCAGATATAAAAAAGTTTTTTCCGACCATTGTTCTTCAAACAACACATCAGACATAAGCTCGACCGATGGTTCGTCAGTGTTGCTCACAGTTTCGGTTTCCTCTGCCAGTACAACCTCTGCATCCTCGGGCACTGGCTTTTCCGAAGCATTCTCCCTCACCTCAAACGCTTCTGTTCCTCTTTTGTTCCCCGGTTCCCCGGTCGTTAAACTGGCAATCCGGAACTCGCCAGTTTGCTCAACCTGCTGACCTTCCTTTGAAGCAGAAGCACCATGTCCTTCCGCCATGTCCTTGTCCTTAGCGCTCGCCTCGAGATCCTCCTCATAGATAAGCGGATCATCCTCTGCAAAAGTCTCCTCTTCTTCGCCCCCCACCTTCTCAGACTCAGGCAGAACACAGAGCACCTGCTTTGCCTGCTCGCTGTTCTGCTCTGCTACCTGAAGATCCGTCTGCAAGGCAACCATACGTTGCTTTAAGGCTTGCACCCGTCCCTTTGCCTTCAAAGAAAAATAGAAAAAACTCGTCCCAATAAGGACCAGGAGCAAGAAAAGGAGGAGGACAGCGCGCCGGGTGCTGGAGCGATCCTCCTTTCCTGCCTCTTTCGCAGCCAGCGTCTCTAAGACCTGAAAACAGGTCAGATCAGCATCGCATTGCGGGCAGTTTTTACTGTCAGGCGGTATACCCGGTCGTTCACAGACAGGACAGGTTAACTGGTCAGACATTATTTCCGAATATCCCTATGGATTTTCTGGGTGCTCATGGCATAATTCTCCAGGACCTCATCCACCTCTGGCAGGACAGCATGCAGCTTGTCTGCCACAGAATCATCCTGTTTTTCTGCGGCCTCCAGGACCTCTGCAATGACCCGCAAAAACTTTTTTGCCTTGCCCGGATCTGTTTTAAAACAGATCTCACTGGCGTTTTCTATCTGCATCAGGGTATTGACCTGGGCCAGCCGCTTATCATCCAGGGCAGCGGCCAGGGCTGCGGATGCCCGCATCGTCTCCTCGTATGAGCCATTCTCGTCAACCTGACGCAGTTTTTCTATCCTACTCCGAAGCAGTTCCTGCATCCTGGGGTCAATCAGCACGCCGTAATCATCCAGCATACTTTCGGCGTAGTAGAGTTGGGTCAGGGGAGCCTCTTCATTGGCCGCAATCTTGATGGCCTTATGGATCTGGTTGCGGGCCTGTTCATATCGTGTTTCATCCACAGACTCGTCTTGCGGATCAACCACCCCATGAATAGATCCGATGAGGGATCGTGCCCGATTCTGCAAATCGATAATCGTATAGGTAGAATACTGTGCTTTATCAGCATCAGCAATTGCTTGTTCAAGCGCAAGAAAAAGTTTTTCATCGGCCTTGCCCCGGGACAGGGTTCGTGAGATAGCCACCTCAGGATGATTCAGGAGAGCTGCATTGACGGAGACGAGATTGTTTTCATCAATATTCAGGGTGATTTCTATCCGAGCAGGCATCTGTTTTTTTCGCGATGTCTTCTGCGATGTTTCCAGCTCCTCCTCTTTTCCTCTCTCTTTCTCCTGATCAATGCCCAGCCACAGATCCCCGATACCCTGCTCTCTCCTGTTAACCACATTATAAAACTTCATATGGACCAGTTCCTGCTCAGGATCAACCAGCTGAAAGACCTCTGTGCTGGAGCAGGGCAGCGGAGTATTTTTCTCCACCATCAAAAAACGCTGATCATTTTCCAGCTTGATATAATAATCATGGGCAGCAGCATGGACGATCTCCACTACCCCGTGTTCCACCGTATGCCCTTCCAGATCAAAGCCACAATGGGAACAGGCAGAGGCATTCTGGGCCGTATTCCTGGTACATTGAGGACATTCAACGGTATCTGCAAGACGATGACTGAGAATAGCGGCCCCTTCCGCAATAGCGAGCATAGGGCGCTCATGGAGAAGAACTTTCCCCTGACCAAACTCCTCCTGCAAGACCTGAATAACGCAGGGGATACGGGAGCTCCCCCCGACGAGCAGTACATTATCGATCAGATCTTCGGTAAAATGAACATCAACAATCACGCCCCGAACCAGCTTCAGCATGGATCGCAACAAAGGAGTCATCATGCTCTCAAAGCGGATACGAGGCAGTTCCACCTCCACATCAAAGGGATCCCCATCTTTATCCTGCAAAACACCAAGAATTTCAATACAGGTCTCCTCCTGATCGCTCAGGGCTATCTTGGCCTTTTCCACAGCGGTCTTCAGCTCAGCAAGAAACTTATTCCGCCGGGCAGGCTTCTGCTGCTCAATCAGGGCACGGATATCCTCAACATCCTCTTCCCGTGCGGTCTCTTGCAGGACATAGTCTATCAGCAGCTGGTCAATATCCTCGCCACCCAGCCACATATCACCGCCCTTGCCCATCTCGATGATGCGGCCACCGCTGATAGTCAGGATGGAAAGATCCAGGGTTCCGCCACCAAAGTCAAAGACCAGCACGGTTCGCCCATCATCACCGGAGATCTTATCCACCCCAAAGGAGATCGCGGCGGCAGTGGGCTCGGGGAGAAGACGACGCACCTTGAGTCCTGCTAAGGCAGCTGCCGTCCTGGTCGCGTGTTTCTGCTTATCATTAAAATAGGCAGGTACTGTGATCACAGCAGCGTCCACCTCATCACCTAATGCGGCCTCGGCGTCTGCCTTCAGCTTGGCCAGGATCTTGGCTGAAATCTCCTCTGGGGTAAATTCCCTGCCATTAATCTGGAGAGCAAGACTATTGGCCGAGCCCCGGGAGTGGGTGGCAAGCTGATAATGCAGGCTCTGCTTCGTGATCAACTCCTGCACCTCTTGCTCATGAAAATTCCGACCGATGAGCCGCTTCACTGCGGTTATGGTATGCTCTGGTTCCTGGCGGATCCACTCCAGGGCATCACGGCCCACAATAAACTCCGGCCTGCGCATCAGGCGTTTCTTCACCATCACGCAGGAGGGGGTGATGTATTCGCCTTCTGCGTTCTTCAAGACCTCTGTGCTCACCTTTTTGACGGCAACAACAGAGTTGGTGGTTCCGAGATCTATACCTATTGATTTTTTCATGAGTGTTTCTTCAACGCCTTGTCCAGAGGTTCCTGCCTGTTCTTCTTTCACTCCAGCCAGTTTACTCGCCAAACAAGGTCGCTGCAAGGTACTCTCGGTTCATTCGGGCAATATGGCGGATAGAAATCCCCTTAGGACAGACCTGCTCGCATTCCCGATGATTACTGCACGAACCAAAGCCCTCCTTGTCCATAGCCGCCACCATGGACAAGGCACGCTGCTTCCGTTCCGGCTGCCCTTGGGGCATAAGGGCCAGCTGAGAAATCTTGGCAGAGGTAAAAAGCATGGCTGCTGCATTAGGGCAGGCGGCAACGCAGGCACCGCAGCCGATACAGGCCGCTGCATCCATGGCCTGCTCAGCCTGGGGCTGACTCACCGGCACGGCATTGGCATCCGGGGCAGAACCGGTATTCATAGAGACAAAACCACCGGCCTGGATGATACGATCAAAGGCGGAGCGATCCACCATCAGGTCTTTCACCAAGGGAAAGGCCCTGGTGCGGAAGGGCTCAATACAGATCACCTGCCCGTCCTGAAAATGGCGCATGTGAAGCTGACAGAGCGTGGTTCCCTGCTCCGGCCCATGCGCGATGCCATCAACCACGGCTCCGCACATGCCGCAGATCCCTTCCCGGCAGTCATGGTCAAAGGCCACGGGCTCTTTTCCTTCTAGGGTCAGCTGCTCGTTCAGGACGTCCAGCATCTCCAGAAAGGACATATCCGTGCTGATCTCTTGCAGCGTGTAGGTTTCCAGGCTGCCTTCCGCTGTTTCGCTCGCCTGTCGCCAGACCTTGACTGTAATGGATATCTTCTTTGCTGACATTGCTTTTTTTTTTGTCTGCAATTATTCTTGGTCGTCCTGCTGTAGCTGCTCAATCATCTCTGGAGCAAGCCCGATAAACAATGGCAAGATTCGGAATGATGATCACAGGTTGCTCAAACTCTATTTATGACTCGCTGTGCAGATGGGATAGCCTACAATCGATTAAGAAAAAATATCCTCAACCGCAACCTCAAGATCAATCACCGGGTCACTAAACCGCCCGCTTGAACAAGATAGGGGATGCTGAATATCCTGAAAAAGAACAATGGTCTTGGTCGGCGGGATCACAAGCCAGCAGGATTTAACCCCAGCTTGCAAATACACTTCAAACTTCTCAGTGACTTCATTGACTGCCTGTTTCGGAGACAGTATCTCGACCAACAGAAGGGGAGGTTTGTCCGCTTTAATTTTATCATGAAGAAAATCAATCTGTTCCTTTTTATACAAGGCAATATCAGGAATATAATCAGTTCCATTGATGTCCAATGTCATTTCAATGTGCAGATTATATTTGTCGTCTTGATCCAAAACCTTGGCAATCCTATACGCAAGATAGGAATGATTATACGATGGGGTCATCCTGAATCCTCTCTGTTTATTTATAACTCCGCTGCGACGGCGTAACCGCCTCGAACTGCAACGGCTCCTGATGGAGAAAAGGCGGCTGCCCGGCCCCTCTATGCTCCCAAACCGTCACATGCGAATACTGCGCATCATCCCGCTTGGCCTCATGCTCCTCAGTCTGACTTTCCTCCCGCAGATGACAACCGCAGGACTCTTTCCGCTCCAGGGCATCCATAACCATGACCTCAGCAAACTCCAGGAAATCCGCCACCCGTCCAGCGCGTTCCAGAGACTGGTTCAACTCCTGTCCGGTCCCAGGCACATAAACATTGCTGTAAAATTCTTCGCGAATCGCCGGAATCTCAGCAAGAGCCTTGTTGAGCCCCTCTTCGTTCCGGGACATCCCGCAATACTCCCAAAGCAGGGCACCGAGCTTGCGGTGATAATAATCCACCGGCTGAGTGCCAGATTTCTTCCAGTCCCGATGACGCAATAGCCGGGCAACCCGCGCCGTCACCTCCTCCTTTGTCTCGCTAAAAGCCACATCCTCCGCTGCCGGACGATCAGAGCCAGCCTTAGCCAGGTAATTCCCCAAGGTCACAGGCAGGATAAAATACCCGTCTGCCAAGCCCTGCATAAGGGCACTGGCCCCGAGCCGGTTGGCGCCGTGGTCGGAAAAATTGGCCTCACCAATGACGAATAAGCCGTCTAACGAGGATTGGAGCTGATAATCTACCCAAAGGCCACCCATGCTATAATGCACTGCCGGGTAGATCATCATCGGTTCCTTAGCCGGATCAGATGCAGTAATGCGCTCGTACATCTGAAAGAGATTACCGTATTTCTTCAAGATGGTAGCCACACCATCCCGCTCAATGGCCTCAGCAAAATTCAGATAGACCGCCTGCCCGGTCTCGCCCACGCCCTGCCCTTGGTCGCAGACCTCCTTGGCATTACGCGAGGCCACATCCCGGGGCACCAGGTTACCAAAGGCCGGATATCTGCGTTCCAGATAATAATCGCGCTCTGCTTCTGGAATATCCGCCGGGCTACGACGGTCATCCCTATTTTTCGGCACCCAGACCCGCCCATCATTACGCAGACTCTCGCTCATTAGGGTCAGCTTGGACTGATAATCACCATGCACAGGAATACAGGTCGGGTGAATCTGAACAAAGCAAGGATTGGCAAAACCAGCTCCCCGCCGGTGCGCCCGCCAGGCCGCCGTGACATTGCTGGCCATAGCATTGGTGGACAGGTAAAAGGCATTGCCGTAGCCACCCGTGGCCAAGACCACCGCATTGGCCGAATACCGTTCCAGTTCACCGGTAAGCAGATTACGGACAATAATCCCCCGTGCCTGCCCATCAACGACAACCAGGTCCATCATCTCTCGTCGAGGATAGATGGTGACCTTACCCGCAGCCACCTGCCGCATCAGGGCAGAATAGGCTCCGAGCAAGAGCTGCTGGCCGGTCTGACCACGGGCATAAAAGGTACGAGAGACCTGGGCTCCACCAAAGGAACGATTAGCCAGCGTGCCACCGTATTCCCTGGCAAAGGGTACGCCCTGGGCCGCACAATGATCAATGATGGCGTTGGAAATCTGGGCAAGACGATAGACATTGGCCTCGCGGGAACGAAAATCGCCGCCCTTGATGGTATCATAAAAAAGGCGGAAGACTGAATCGCTGTCGTTTTGGTAATTCTTGGCCGCGTTGATTCCGCCCTGGGCTGCAATGGAATGGGCGCGGCGGGGGCTGTCCTGAATACAGAACGACTTGACCTTATAGCCAAGTTCTCCCAAAGAGGCCGCTGCTGAGGCCCCGGCCAGGCCGGTACCCACGACAATGATTTCATATTTACGCCGGTTTGCCGGGCTGACCAATTTATTGCTGAAACGGCAGGCGTCCCATTTTTCGTGCAAAGAACCAGGTGGGATATGGGGATGAAGATGCATGGGAATGCTCTCTAGTAAAAAGCGTAACGAAATTACCTCAAGAAGCCGCCTGTACAGGCATGCTCTGAAGAAAGGTGGAATAAATAAAGCAGAAGAGAGGGTATTTCCAGATTATCAGGAACAGACCAGTAAGGCTCTATCACATTGACATATGATAAAAAGCAACTTGAGTCCTTCCCTACCATAGGGCCACAATAACTGCAAAAAAAACGAGACAGATGAGTACTGCTAACGCGCAGGCCCCAAGGCGGGTTACATTATGATACCGGGGATAATAAAGCCCCCAGGTCTGCAACAAGGACCAAAAGCCATGACTGGTGTGCAGAGTCAGGGCTGTGATGCCCAAAAGATACAACAGGGTATAGAGGGGGGTGGTCAGCGTCTGGTCCACGACATCCGCTATCGATCCAGAGTCTTCAACAAAGCGAACATTGCAAAGATGCAGCAGGAGAAAGGCAAGAATAATCAGTCCGGTCCACGGCATGGTTCGGGAGACCCAAGTGTCTCCTCCTGCGGAACTCGCTACAACATACCGACGACCAATGGCCTTCCGATTCTTCAAAAAAAGGCTGATACCAAAAACGATATGAGTCAAAAAGATGATGAGCAGAAAAAATTCTACCGCAGGCACCAGCGGACCTAAGGAGTGTAACTGCTCCGCATAGGCGTTAAAGGCTGCCTTTCCCTGAAAGATAAAGCTGTTACCTACGGCGTGACTCAGCAGAAAGACACCAAGAAAAAAGCCGGTAAGGGCCATGGTATACTTTCTGCCAAGTGATGAGAGAGTCCCTTGCAGGAAATCGAACATACTATCGACTTATCCTTTTTGCAGTTCTTTTCTCAGTTGGTTGAATTCCTCCATCATGGCCTCGCGAAGCTGAGAGAAGCCCTCCTTAACCTGATGAACCGCATCCTGACTACTGACACTAGGGGAAGAAACAGGTGCTGTAGGGGCCGCATGGTGAGCCATATCCTCCTCGTTGCGAGCTATGACCCAATGGAAAAACTCCTGCTGCCAAGCGGTGTAATGATGCACCAAGGCCGTGAGTTCAAACGGGTCATCAGCAGCAAGTTCAAGTCCAGCTGCCAGTTCTTGGACCACGACTTGATCTTCAGTCTCCAGCTCAGGCTTTTGCCCGATAAGAGCGGTTGCCGATTCCAGGAGATGGAGAATCACTGTCTGCTGTGGAGTTCCTCCGGCCCTTTTTTTGGCAGCAACGGCCAGCTCATGAACTTGCTGTACATTATCAAGAGATGGATTCAATGCGATAGCGGCTGCCGCAGTCGAAAAAGACGCCGCATCAAAAAGCAGTTCAGCATCTTCAGCATCATCCGCTTCTAAGCCGTCTGTATCGTCCTCCTCTCCAAGATGTTCACCTTCTTCGTCGCTCTCTAAGAAAGAAACCGACTCCGTCTTCTGGGCTTTCTCAAATTCTCCAGCAACGACATCTTCAGTCGACAAGAGCTCGCTCGCTCTCTGCTCCTCAGTGGTCTGTTGTTGCTCAAGCTCTTGATCAAGTAAAAGCTCACCGTCGTCCTCATCCGGGACTGCTTCGGCGCTCGCCTCTGTGTCCGGGGTAATTGCAAAATGGCTTCCTAAAGCCACCTCAGCTTCCTGCTCATCAGTTTCCAACAGGTCCGCATCAAGGTTCAGATCAACATCTTCATCTTCCGACCCTTCGCTGCTCAGGTCGCCTTCTTGGCCCTCTTCATCATCAAGTGTCAGAACAAGGTCTTCAGAGTCTTCCTCGACATCCTCTAAAGAGTCTGTCAAGAGAGAAGCATTTTCCTCATCAAGGGACAAGGCGAATTCGTCCTCGACATCACCCTCTTCGGCTACTTCAGCCTGCTCGGGCTCGCCAGCTGCCTCATCTTCCTCGGCAAAACCGAAGAAGCTTTCCTCTTCAGCTGCTTCTGAGGTCGACTCTGAAGCAACAGCACTGTCATCAGCATCAGCATCGCCAAAGGAAAAATCTGATAATTCGTCTTCACCTGAATCGTCATCATCAAGGGACAAGG is from Candidatus Electrothrix sp. GW3-4 and encodes:
- a CDS encoding Hsp70 family protein, with protein sequence MASKLAGVKEEQAGTSGQGVEETLMKKSIGIDLGTTNSVVAVKKVSTEVLKNAEGEYITPSCVMVKKRLMRRPEFIVGRDALEWIRQEPEHTITAVKRLIGRNFHEQEVQELITKQSLHYQLATHSRGSANSLALQINGREFTPEEISAKILAKLKADAEAALGDEVDAAVITVPAYFNDKQKHATRTAAALAGLKVRRLLPEPTAAAISFGVDKISGDDGRTVLVFDFGGGTLDLSILTISGGRIIEMGKGGDMWLGGEDIDQLLIDYVLQETAREEDVEDIRALIEQQKPARRNKFLAELKTAVEKAKIALSDQEETCIEILGVLQDKDGDPFDVEVELPRIRFESMMTPLLRSMLKLVRGVIVDVHFTEDLIDNVLLVGGSSRIPCVIQVLQEEFGQGKVLLHERPMLAIAEGAAILSHRLADTVECPQCTRNTAQNASACSHCGFDLEGHTVEHGVVEIVHAAAHDYYIKLENDQRFLMVEKNTPLPCSSTEVFQLVDPEQELVHMKFYNVVNRREQGIGDLWLGIDQEKERGKEEELETSQKTSRKKQMPARIEITLNIDENNLVSVNAALLNHPEVAISRTLSRGKADEKLFLALEQAIADADKAQYSTYTIIDLQNRARSLIGSIHGVVDPQDESVDETRYEQARNQIHKAIKIAANEEAPLTQLYYAESMLDDYGVLIDPRMQELLRSRIEKLRQVDENGSYEETMRASAALAAALDDKRLAQVNTLMQIENASEICFKTDPGKAKKFLRVIAEVLEAAEKQDDSVADKLHAVLPEVDEVLENYAMSTQKIHRDIRK
- a CDS encoding succinate dehydrogenase/fumarate reductase iron-sulfur subunit, encoding MSAKKISITVKVWRQASETAEGSLETYTLQEISTDMSFLEMLDVLNEQLTLEGKEPVAFDHDCREGICGMCGAVVDGIAHGPEQGTTLCQLHMRHFQDGQVICIEPFRTRAFPLVKDLMVDRSAFDRIIQAGGFVSMNTGSAPDANAVPVSQPQAEQAMDAAACIGCGACVAACPNAAAMLFTSAKISQLALMPQGQPERKQRALSMVAAMDKEGFGSCSNHRECEQVCPKGISIRHIARMNREYLAATLFGE
- a CDS encoding Uma2 family endonuclease, translating into MTPSYNHSYLAYRIAKVLDQDDKYNLHIEMTLDINGTDYIPDIALYKKEQIDFLHDKIKADKPPLLLVEILSPKQAVNEVTEKFEVYLQAGVKSCWLVIPPTKTIVLFQDIQHPLSCSSGRFSDPVIDLEVAVEDIFS
- a CDS encoding fumarate reductase/succinate dehydrogenase flavoprotein subunit, with the protein product MHLHPHIPPGSLHEKWDACRFSNKLVSPANRRKYEIIVVGTGLAGASAAASLGELGYKVKSFCIQDSPRRAHSIAAQGGINAAKNYQNDSDSVFRLFYDTIKGGDFRSREANVYRLAQISNAIIDHCAAQGVPFAREYGGTLANRSFGGAQVSRTFYARGQTGQQLLLGAYSALMRQVAAGKVTIYPRREMMDLVVVDGQARGIIVRNLLTGELERYSANAVVLATGGYGNAFYLSTNAMASNVTAAWRAHRRGAGFANPCFVQIHPTCIPVHGDYQSKLTLMSESLRNDGRVWVPKNRDDRRSPADIPEAERDYYLERRYPAFGNLVPRDVASRNAKEVCDQGQGVGETGQAVYLNFAEAIERDGVATILKKYGNLFQMYERITASDPAKEPMMIYPAVHYSMGGLWVDYQLQSSLDGLFVIGEANFSDHGANRLGASALMQGLADGYFILPVTLGNYLAKAGSDRPAAEDVAFSETKEEVTARVARLLRHRDWKKSGTQPVDYYHRKLGALLWEYCGMSRNEEGLNKALAEIPAIREEFYSNVYVPGTGQELNQSLERAGRVADFLEFAEVMVMDALERKESCGCHLREESQTEEHEAKRDDAQYSHVTVWEHRGAGQPPFLHQEPLQFEAVTPSQRSYK
- a CDS encoding succinate dehydrogenase cytochrome b subunit, producing the protein MFDFLQGTLSSLGRKYTMALTGFFLGVFLLSHAVGNSFIFQGKAAFNAYAEQLHSLGPLVPAVEFFLLIIFLTHIVFGISLFLKNRKAIGRRYVVASSAGGDTWVSRTMPWTGLIILAFLLLHLCNVRFVEDSGSIADVVDQTLTTPLYTLLYLLGITALTLHTSHGFWSLLQTWGLYYPRYHNVTRLGACALAVLICLVFFAVIVALW